In Bifidobacterium adolescentis ATCC 15703, the sequence ATCCGGAATACGCCGACAAACCGGTAATCATCGGCATCGGCAACCGTTCCGTGGTGTCCGCGGCGAACTATGAGGCACGCAAATACGGCATCAATTCGGCGATGGCAAGCTCCCGGGCAAGAAAACTATGCCCGAACGGCGTCTTTCTGCCGGTGGACATCCACTACTACCGTGAGATGTCCCGACGTATCTTCACAGAGGTGTTCTCCCGCGTCACCGATCGCATCGAACAGGTTTCCGTGGATGAATGCTATATGGACGTCTCCGGCGCGCTGCTGCGGTGGAAAAGTCCCCGCGCCATCGGAGCTTGGATACGCGATCAGGTCGCCAGACGGTACCACATCACCTGTTCCGTCGGCATCGCGGCGAACAAGCTTGTCGCCAAAATGGCTTCGACCAATGCCAAACCGGATGGCATGCTCATGATCCCCGTGGCCAGACATGCCGAATTCGTGCAGATGATGCCGTTGCGTGGCATACCTGGCATCGGTCCGTCCTTGGAGAAACGACTGAACGCATGGGGCGTTGATTCCGTGGCTGACTTGGCGAAGATGAGCATGGAATCGCTTGAGCAGGCGACGGGGTCAGCCATCAGCGCGCGCGGGTTGTACATGGCGGCACGCGGATTGGATGACCGCCCTGTCGCACCGCGTGCGCAGGGGAAATCCGTCGGCGCGGAACGCACGTTCGACAAGGACACCCAAGACATGCGGCAGGTGACATCCATGCTCCGCTGGTGTTGCGATGATGTGGCCGGCACGCTGCGCAGACGAGGGTTGATGGCGCGTAAGGTCATGGTGAAGCTGCGATTCCCGGATTTGAGCTATGCGACGAAAGGACATACGCTGGACTGTCCGACGGATGCGGCAAGCATGCTGTATCCGCAATGTGTCGCATTATTGCTGGCCATGATGGGCATGCCGGAAAGCTCTATCGACGCCATTTCCTTGACCAGACCGGTGCGACTTGCCGGCATGAGCGCGGGCGGTTTGGTCGAAGCGGCGGATGCGGCGGTTCAGCTTTCGCTTGATGACATGCTTGAAGAGCAGAACGAGGCGCAGCGGGGTCGTGGAACGGATACCGAACCGTCGACCCAATCGGAACGGCTACGCGGTGCGGAAGCGGCATTAGACGCGGTACGGCTCAAATACGGTAAAGGAAGCGTGCGTCTTGGCATATGGCGTACGGGGCCATCAGGTAATCTTGAACATTGAGAGTGATGTGGAGCATGAGAAGAAACAGGGGGAGTGCCATGAGATACAGGGACAAGGCGGTGCATGCCCGCAACCCGGAAGTGCTGGTTGCAGGGCGTCGCAGGCTGGCCATCGTCGCAGCCGTCGTGCTTGTTGTATTGCTGGCGGTAGGTGGGTGGTTCCTGACGCGGTGCTTGCATTCATCACAGTCCCAAGCCGGGCAGGGGGCCGCAACGCAGATGGACGTGGCCAAGCAGAAAAAGCATGTGGTGAAAAAGGCCGAGCCGAAGGAACATCACGGCAATTCGCCGGACTGTCCGGATACCGATTGCATCGCCATGATGGTCAATGGCGATCTGCTGTTCCACCCTGGTCTGTGGGACAACTTCGCCGGTCCCAATACCGCGGCGACGGACGGTACGGCCTATGACTTCACCAGTCTGTTCGAACCGATGCGCAAGTACATCGATGCCTCCGATATCGCGGTGTGCGAATTCGAAACGCCGATTGCGCCTCGCGGTGGCCCCTACACCGGGTATCCGGTGTTCAACATTCCCTCGGAGGTCGCCGACGCGGCCGCCAAGGTGGGGTATCGCGCATGCACGCATGCGTCGAACCATTCGTGGGATCAAGGCGCGGATGGCATCACACGCCTGTGGGATACCCTCGACCAGGACGGCATCGCACAGACGGGCTCCTACAAGACCGAGGAAGACTCTACCAAACCGCTGGTCATCGATTCCCCGACCGGTGGCGGCAAACTGGGCCTGATCGCCGGTACCGTGTCCCTGAACGCGCAAACCCCCGATTATGATTGGCGCGTCGACCGTCTGCGCGAGAGCGGCGATCCGAACCATCAGGCCGACATCGACAAAGCCGTGGCCAAAGCCAAAGAGGCCCGTAAACAAGGCGCCGACGTGGTGGCCATCGCCATGCATTCCGTGCAGGAATATCTTGACTACGCCGACTCGTGGCAGCAGTCCGAAGCGCATGAGCTGGCCGACACCGGTGCATTCGACGTCATCTACGGTGCCGGATGCCACTGCGCGCAGCCCGTTGAGAACTACAACGGCACATGGATCATCTACGGTCTGGGCAACGCGGTGACGGTCACGTCCTACATTCCAGGCAACGAGGTCAACAACCAAGGCGTGACGGCCCGCGTCCAATTCGCCGGCAAGAAAGGCGTGGCCGGCTCATGGCGGGTCAATCGCATCGATTGGGTGCCGACGGCCAATGTGCGTCAAGGCCAATACCAGTGGTGTCCGATTTCGGACGACCATCCGGATGGAGCCTGTTGGAACGAAACAGAAGATGCCAATCAGAGACAACGTATCTGGAACGTGATCTATTCCATGGGCGCGGACCAGAACGTGGTTCGAGAGTGGAACATCACCGCAGAACAAGCTGGTTCATCTGGAAAGTAGTTTCCCGTGGCAGAATATGCCTCGTATTCGTTAATCGACCTGTATGGAGCGTTTCCGCTCGTGATGTGAGGTAAAGATATGGATGGAGTTTTCGAGACCCAGCCGGACCGTACCGACTTGCCGCTGGTGGTCATGCCGGTGGTCATCGAATCGATGATCGGACCGTTCAAACAGAACTTCACGATGCTCGAAAACGTGGCCCGCGTGCGCATGTACGAGGATTTCACACTGGACGAGGACACCATCGTGGAACGCTGCAAGGATGCCGACGCCGTCATGGTCATCGGATTCCACTGCGCCGATGCCATCCTCGACAGGCTCGACGCCAAGTGCTATGCGTTCGGAGGCACCGGCGTCGCCAGCTACATCAATCTTGAGAAAACCAAGGAACGCGGCATCCGCGTCTGCAACGTGCTGCATTACGGCGATCACGCCGTCGCCGAGCACGCCATGGCGTTGCTCATGGAACTGACCAGGCACGCCGGAGCGCTTGATATGCAGGTCAAGCAAGGCGATTGGGACGGTGCCGACGGTTTCGAACTGTTCGGCAAGAAGCTCGGCATCATCGGACTCGGCGGCATCGGGCAGACCGTGGCCGGCATCGCCAACGCTTTCGGCATGAAAGTATCCGCGTGGAACTCCCACGTGCCGGCACAGGTGTTCGAGAACCTGAATGTCACTCCGGTGGAAGACATGAACGAGTTGATCTCGAATTCAGACGTGGTCAGCGTGCATATGCCGTTGCTTGACTCCACCCGTGGCATCATCACGGCGAAGAACCTCGACGCGTTGCGTCCGGGAACCCTGTTCGTCAACACCGCCCGCGCCGAAGTCATCGAACCCGGCGCACTGCTCGCAAGACTTCAACGCGGAGACATTCCGGCGGCCTTGGACGTGTTCGATCATGAGCCGCTT encodes:
- the dinB gene encoding DNA polymerase IV gives rise to the protein MSTAPRIAAAKRDWGHDEVGCTVLHIDMDAFFASLEVARHPEYADKPVIIGIGNRSVVSAANYEARKYGINSAMASSRARKLCPNGVFLPVDIHYYREMSRRIFTEVFSRVTDRIEQVSVDECYMDVSGALLRWKSPRAIGAWIRDQVARRYHITCSVGIAANKLVAKMASTNAKPDGMLMIPVARHAEFVQMMPLRGIPGIGPSLEKRLNAWGVDSVADLAKMSMESLEQATGSAISARGLYMAARGLDDRPVAPRAQGKSVGAERTFDKDTQDMRQVTSMLRWCCDDVAGTLRRRGLMARKVMVKLRFPDLSYATKGHTLDCPTDAASMLYPQCVALLLAMMGMPESSIDAISLTRPVRLAGMSAGGLVEAADAAVQLSLDDMLEEQNEAQRGRGTDTEPSTQSERLRGAEAALDAVRLKYGKGSVRLGIWRTGPSGNLEH
- a CDS encoding D-2-hydroxyacid dehydrogenase family protein — protein: MDGVFETQPDRTDLPLVVMPVVIESMIGPFKQNFTMLENVARVRMYEDFTLDEDTIVERCKDADAVMVIGFHCADAILDRLDAKCYAFGGTGVASYINLEKTKERGIRVCNVLHYGDHAVAEHAMALLMELTRHAGALDMQVKQGDWDGADGFELFGKKLGIIGLGGIGQTVAGIANAFGMKVSAWNSHVPAQVFENLNVTPVEDMNELISNSDVVSVHMPLLDSTRGIITAKNLDALRPGTLFVNTARAEVIEPGALLARLQRGDIPAALDVFDHEPLAADDPLCKIPGIVLTPHIAWRTDGAYIGMTKQVVQSIAAFFKGEEFNVVV
- a CDS encoding CapA family protein, which gives rise to MRYRDKAVHARNPEVLVAGRRRLAIVAAVVLVVLLAVGGWFLTRCLHSSQSQAGQGAATQMDVAKQKKHVVKKAEPKEHHGNSPDCPDTDCIAMMVNGDLLFHPGLWDNFAGPNTAATDGTAYDFTSLFEPMRKYIDASDIAVCEFETPIAPRGGPYTGYPVFNIPSEVADAAAKVGYRACTHASNHSWDQGADGITRLWDTLDQDGIAQTGSYKTEEDSTKPLVIDSPTGGGKLGLIAGTVSLNAQTPDYDWRVDRLRESGDPNHQADIDKAVAKAKEARKQGADVVAIAMHSVQEYLDYADSWQQSEAHELADTGAFDVIYGAGCHCAQPVENYNGTWIIYGLGNAVTVTSYIPGNEVNNQGVTARVQFAGKKGVAGSWRVNRIDWVPTANVRQGQYQWCPISDDHPDGACWNETEDANQRQRIWNVIYSMGADQNVVREWNITAEQAGSSGK